The nucleotide sequence AGTTTTGAACAGCCCTTTGAAAGCCCGCATTGCAGCTACCATCTTATCCATGTTCCCGAAATAAGTAGCCATGTACGCATCGCTATTGATTGATACATAATAATCGAGAGCGGCTTTGGTGTTCCCGTGCATGCTAGCAAAATCCTCGCCACTAAGAAGGGTTGCTTTGGTGAAAATATTGGTGTATACAGAGGTTAACCCTCCAAGTTCCATCAGACCATCACCTGCTGCCAAATAAATGTTTGTGTTTGTTGGGATGGAAAGAGCTTTAAGGATAAAAGCCGTCTCTGTAGGAGTAAGGGGGCATTTCCCACGATTTCTCCAAACACGGGCAACTTCTCCAGTCCAGGGTTTCCGATCTCCACGTGCAGCCTCTATAGCTTCCATTGAAGCAGGAGAAAGGCCAGAATACTCGCATTGACTATAGGCTACCATGTCAGGTTCAAATCGTAGGTGAAGGGACAGGAAGGGTTTGGGTATGGCATCTAGAAGGTCAGTGGCCTTCTTCTCCAAGAATCTGGTAAGGCGTAAAGCATTGTAACAACCT is from Diospyros lotus cultivar Yz01 chromosome 2, ASM1463336v1, whole genome shotgun sequence and encodes:
- the LOC127795182 gene encoding O-fucosyltransferase 13 isoform X2, which gives rise to MRRDLCDGVGIARLLNATIVLPKFEVAAYWNESSGFADVFDVDYFIQQLNGFVRVVKELPAEIASEEPVRVDCSKRKGQFDYVESVLPSLLKHRYISITPAMSQRRDRYPLYAKAALCQGCYNALRLTRFLEKKATDLLDAIPKPFLSLHLRFEPDMVAYSQCEYSGLSPASMEAIEAARGDRKPWTGEVARVWRNRGKCPLTPTETAFILKALSIPTNTNIYLAAGDGLMELGGLTSVYTNIFTKATLLSGEDFASMHGNTKAALDYYVSINSDAYMATYFGNMDKMVAAMRAFKGLFKTLFLSRHAFAEYTSQGLRGKELAEALWKAHRDDYVMGRGSALPECFCESKL